In Quercus robur chromosome 11, dhQueRobu3.1, whole genome shotgun sequence, the following proteins share a genomic window:
- the LOC126707413 gene encoding protease Do-like 7 isoform X3, producing the protein MEDPMERLGSEPDSSIKVDSDLSMEIDPPPPLRENVATAEDWRRALGRVVPAVVVLRTNACRAFDTESAGASYATGFVVDKRRGIVLTNRHVVKPGPVVAEAMFVNREEVPVHPIYRDPSWELVSCALSIKLCWANGYGDMEKKLLICENGF; encoded by the exons ATGGAGGATCCGATGGAGAGGTTGGGATCGGAGCCGGATTCGTCGATCAAGGTCGACAGCGACCTGAGCATGGAAATCGACCCGCCGCCGCCGCTCCGCGAGAACGTCGCCACGGCCGAGGACTGGAGGAGGGCGCTCGGCAGGGTCGTCCCCGCCGTCGTCGTCCTCCGCACCAACGCCTGTCGCGCTTTCGACACCGAGTCCGCCGGCGCCAGCTACGCCACCGGCTTCGTCGTCGACAAGCGCCGCGGCATCGTTCTCACTAACCGACATGTCGTCAAGCCCG GACCTGTGGTCGCAGAGGCTATGTTTGTTAACCGTGAAGAAGTTCCGGTGCATCCTATATATAGAGATCCT AGTTGGGAGCTTGTAAGTTGTGCGCTTTCAATCAAGCTTTGTTGGGCAAATGGCTATGGAGATATGGAGAAGAAACTACTCATTTGTGAAAATGGGTTTTAG
- the LOC126707413 gene encoding protease Do-like 7 isoform X2, with protein sequence MEDPMERLGSEPDSSIKVDSDLSMEIDPPPPLRENVATAEDWRRALGRVVPAVVVLRTNACRAFDTESAGASYATGFVVDKRRGIVLTNRHVVKPGPVVAEAMFVNREEVPVHPIYRDPCVQISELGACKLCAFNQALLGKWLWRYGEETTHL encoded by the exons ATGGAGGATCCGATGGAGAGGTTGGGATCGGAGCCGGATTCGTCGATCAAGGTCGACAGCGACCTGAGCATGGAAATCGACCCGCCGCCGCCGCTCCGCGAGAACGTCGCCACGGCCGAGGACTGGAGGAGGGCGCTCGGCAGGGTCGTCCCCGCCGTCGTCGTCCTCCGCACCAACGCCTGTCGCGCTTTCGACACCGAGTCCGCCGGCGCCAGCTACGCCACCGGCTTCGTCGTCGACAAGCGCCGCGGCATCGTTCTCACTAACCGACATGTCGTCAAGCCCG GACCTGTGGTCGCAGAGGCTATGTTTGTTAACCGTGAAGAAGTTCCGGTGCATCCTATATATAGAGATCCT TGCGTTCAAATTTCAGAGTTGGGAGCTTGTAAGTTGTGCGCTTTCAATCAAGCTTTGTTGGGCAAATGGCTATGGAGATATGGAGAAGAAACTACTCATTTGTGA
- the LOC126707413 gene encoding protease Do-like 7 isoform X6, which translates to MEDPMERLGSEPDSSIKVDSDLSMEIDPPPPLRENVATAEDWRRALGRVVPAVVVLRTNACRAFDTESAGASYATGFVVDKRRGIVLTNRHVVKPGPVVAEAMFVNREEVPVHPIYRDP; encoded by the exons ATGGAGGATCCGATGGAGAGGTTGGGATCGGAGCCGGATTCGTCGATCAAGGTCGACAGCGACCTGAGCATGGAAATCGACCCGCCGCCGCCGCTCCGCGAGAACGTCGCCACGGCCGAGGACTGGAGGAGGGCGCTCGGCAGGGTCGTCCCCGCCGTCGTCGTCCTCCGCACCAACGCCTGTCGCGCTTTCGACACCGAGTCCGCCGGCGCCAGCTACGCCACCGGCTTCGTCGTCGACAAGCGCCGCGGCATCGTTCTCACTAACCGACATGTCGTCAAGCCCG GACCTGTGGTCGCAGAGGCTATGTTTGTTAACCGTGAAGAAGTTCCGGTGCATCCTATATATAGAGATCCT TGA
- the LOC126707413 gene encoding protease Do-like 7 isoform X1 has translation MEDPMERLGSEPDSSIKVDSDLSMEIDPPPPLRENVATAEDWRRALGRVVPAVVVLRTNACRAFDTESAGASYATGFVVDKRRGIVLTNRHVVKPGPVVAEAMFVNREEVPVHPIYRDPKLHSAFKFQSWELVSCALSIKLCWANGYGDMEKKLLICENGF, from the exons ATGGAGGATCCGATGGAGAGGTTGGGATCGGAGCCGGATTCGTCGATCAAGGTCGACAGCGACCTGAGCATGGAAATCGACCCGCCGCCGCCGCTCCGCGAGAACGTCGCCACGGCCGAGGACTGGAGGAGGGCGCTCGGCAGGGTCGTCCCCGCCGTCGTCGTCCTCCGCACCAACGCCTGTCGCGCTTTCGACACCGAGTCCGCCGGCGCCAGCTACGCCACCGGCTTCGTCGTCGACAAGCGCCGCGGCATCGTTCTCACTAACCGACATGTCGTCAAGCCCG GACCTGTGGTCGCAGAGGCTATGTTTGTTAACCGTGAAGAAGTTCCGGTGCATCCTATATATAGAGATCCT AAGCTCCATAGTGCGTTCAAATTTCAGAGTTGGGAGCTTGTAAGTTGTGCGCTTTCAATCAAGCTTTGTTGGGCAAATGGCTATGGAGATATGGAGAAGAAACTACTCATTTGTGAAAATGGGTTTTAG